One Solirubrobacter pauli DNA window includes the following coding sequences:
- a CDS encoding ThuA domain-containing protein: MFRSGTAVGLLAAALALGAPATGAAKSTPKFKLRTVGTPPATAAPGASFTLKGQLVNTARSTQHPQLTITLRRTKASRAIKLTTKTLPRVKAKRTLRFSATVKVPASLAAGGYHVRACVSGACKYSAKRLSVRKPVVTPAPKPAPVVTPITPGATPAPTPAPVEPTLDFPATTGEFDVLVFRQGADATVATIRELGKTEKFGVAVTGDTAAFDEDYLKRYRAVVFAGVTGDVLSDAQQAEFEAYFKEGGGFLALGDAIDAEPEWDFLTGVIGARAKGAPAASAEATIKVADRGHVASRSLPQSWKHTDRYLNFDKNVRGVSHVLATVDENTYAGGTMGFDHPIAWCKNYQGGRSFYTGVQSFTTKDAQEHLAGAIEWTGGVADRVYSDCGATVVANYQQTKISAPPNLNEPIGFDILPDGRVLQTARNGQLRLHDQAKGETKVIATLPVYTNSEDGLYGPAIDNDFASNQWVYLFYAPETVRITKCDGTTADVKTPAGSAPELSADPCVWQDTWGGYFQLSRFKFVDGENPHLDLGSEQKILQVANNRGACCHVAGDIDFDRHNNLWLVTGDDTPSGGGNSGGFAPFNDQKTDEIQTVKATAPFTLTFNGQTTASIAANATAAQITAALEALSNVAPGDVIVDGGAANATVKFDGAYASKNVPAMTATGATVATTKEGDLFVAPHNDARRSAQNTNDLRGKVLRIKVKADGSYDIPQGNLYPLVNGQPVAKTRPEIYAMGFRNPFRIQVDEHDVAYVTDYSPDSAVPQNFRGPAGTGRVEIVRKASNYGWPLCVSPTLPYYRWNFNTDKPLDATPTQHDCGNATRGPKNESRWNTGLDYGPAISQPDIWYSFRDNAEPALGTPCLAYYDGSGGTCPQLFPELGNRGGVAPHGAVKYRFDPSNPSETKFPAYYDDAIFLGEFGQDVLREVRLDDKGGIFKINDILDCGDFSADRNALPFECDGPMDMQFGADGAFYLLTYGDGFFSPNPDAGMYKFEYVGGKRAPQAQLSTNVTNGRAPLAIQFSSDGSRDPDPGDSITYAWDFTNDGTVDSIDPNPSFIYTADGVYTAKLTVTDSSGKSDVKTTQITVGNTQPKITITTPAEGGFFDWGDRIPFTVTVEDAEDGPGDCSKVEVTFVLLHDDHGHGEQNLLGCSGTLQTLAEDVNHGGHLAGGISVTYTDKGANGQPALTTIQQTVVQAKKHEGELMTSRSGTASGTSYLGAPSYASSLDPGDWLAVNRKVDLRNINQLSLNVASCGSTVGAPAGTLELRLDSPTGPLLKAIDVKVTDNGPYCAYVPAFTTLTTPVTDPGGAHSLYLVPKAVDGGLAKDLFLVDFISFGGDGIGTLKEETK; this comes from the coding sequence ATGTTCCGGTCAGGCACCGCTGTGGGCCTGCTCGCGGCTGCGTTGGCGCTGGGGGCGCCCGCGACAGGCGCGGCAAAGAGCACACCGAAGTTCAAGCTGCGCACCGTCGGCACCCCGCCGGCGACGGCTGCGCCCGGAGCGTCGTTCACGCTCAAGGGTCAGCTCGTGAACACCGCGCGCTCGACGCAGCATCCGCAGTTGACGATCACCCTGCGGCGCACCAAGGCGTCGAGGGCGATCAAGCTCACGACCAAGACGCTCCCGCGCGTGAAGGCCAAGCGCACGCTGCGCTTCAGCGCGACCGTCAAGGTGCCGGCGAGCCTCGCCGCCGGCGGGTACCACGTCCGCGCCTGCGTCTCCGGCGCGTGCAAGTACTCGGCGAAGCGCCTGAGCGTGCGCAAGCCCGTCGTCACCCCGGCGCCGAAGCCGGCCCCGGTGGTCACGCCGATCACGCCCGGCGCGACGCCCGCGCCGACGCCCGCGCCCGTCGAGCCCACGCTCGACTTCCCGGCCACGACCGGCGAGTTCGACGTGCTCGTGTTCCGCCAGGGCGCCGACGCGACCGTCGCGACCATCCGTGAGCTCGGCAAGACCGAGAAGTTCGGCGTGGCCGTGACCGGCGACACCGCCGCGTTCGACGAGGACTACCTCAAGCGCTACCGGGCCGTGGTCTTCGCCGGCGTCACGGGCGACGTCCTGAGCGACGCGCAACAGGCCGAGTTCGAGGCCTACTTCAAGGAGGGCGGTGGCTTCCTCGCCCTCGGTGACGCGATCGACGCCGAGCCCGAGTGGGACTTCCTGACCGGCGTCATCGGCGCCCGCGCGAAGGGTGCGCCCGCCGCGTCCGCGGAGGCCACGATCAAGGTCGCCGACCGCGGCCACGTCGCCAGCCGCTCGCTTCCGCAGTCCTGGAAGCACACCGACCGCTACCTGAACTTCGACAAGAACGTCCGCGGCGTCTCGCACGTGCTCGCGACGGTCGACGAGAACACCTACGCCGGCGGCACGATGGGCTTCGACCATCCGATCGCCTGGTGCAAGAACTACCAGGGCGGCCGCTCCTTCTACACGGGCGTGCAGTCGTTCACGACCAAGGACGCGCAGGAGCATCTCGCGGGCGCGATCGAGTGGACGGGCGGCGTCGCCGACCGCGTCTACAGCGACTGCGGCGCGACCGTGGTGGCGAACTACCAGCAGACGAAGATCTCGGCTCCGCCGAACCTCAACGAGCCGATCGGCTTCGACATCCTGCCGGACGGCCGCGTGCTGCAGACCGCGCGCAACGGTCAGCTGCGCCTGCACGACCAGGCCAAGGGCGAGACGAAGGTCATCGCCACGCTGCCGGTCTACACCAACTCCGAGGACGGCCTCTACGGCCCGGCGATCGACAACGACTTCGCCAGCAACCAGTGGGTCTACCTGTTCTACGCGCCGGAGACCGTCCGAATCACCAAGTGCGACGGCACGACGGCCGACGTCAAGACGCCGGCGGGCTCGGCGCCCGAGCTGTCCGCCGACCCCTGCGTCTGGCAGGACACGTGGGGCGGCTACTTCCAGCTCAGCCGCTTCAAGTTCGTCGACGGTGAGAACCCGCACCTGGACCTGGGCTCGGAGCAGAAGATCCTCCAGGTCGCCAACAACCGTGGCGCCTGCTGCCACGTCGCGGGCGACATCGACTTCGACCGCCACAACAACCTGTGGCTGGTCACGGGCGACGACACGCCGTCGGGTGGCGGCAACTCGGGTGGCTTCGCGCCGTTCAACGACCAGAAGACGGATGAGATCCAGACCGTCAAGGCGACCGCGCCGTTCACGCTGACCTTCAACGGCCAGACGACGGCCTCGATCGCCGCGAACGCCACCGCCGCGCAGATCACGGCCGCGCTCGAGGCGCTCTCGAACGTCGCGCCCGGCGACGTGATCGTCGACGGCGGCGCGGCCAACGCGACCGTGAAGTTCGACGGCGCGTACGCCTCCAAGAACGTGCCGGCGATGACCGCCACCGGGGCGACCGTCGCGACCACGAAGGAGGGCGATCTGTTCGTCGCTCCGCACAACGACGCTCGCCGCTCGGCGCAGAACACCAACGACCTGCGCGGCAAGGTGCTGCGGATCAAGGTCAAGGCCGACGGCAGCTACGACATCCCGCAGGGCAACCTGTACCCGCTGGTCAACGGCCAGCCGGTCGCCAAGACCCGTCCCGAGATCTACGCGATGGGCTTCCGCAACCCGTTCCGGATCCAGGTCGATGAGCACGACGTCGCGTACGTGACCGACTACTCGCCCGACTCCGCCGTGCCGCAGAACTTCCGCGGCCCGGCCGGCACCGGGCGCGTCGAGATCGTCCGCAAGGCCTCCAACTACGGCTGGCCGCTGTGCGTCTCGCCGACGCTCCCGTACTACCGCTGGAACTTCAACACCGACAAGCCGCTCGACGCCACGCCGACGCAGCACGACTGCGGCAACGCGACCCGTGGCCCGAAGAACGAGTCGCGCTGGAACACCGGCCTCGACTACGGCCCGGCGATCAGCCAGCCCGACATCTGGTACTCGTTCCGCGACAACGCGGAGCCCGCGCTCGGCACCCCATGCCTCGCGTACTACGACGGCTCCGGCGGCACCTGCCCGCAGCTCTTCCCGGAGCTCGGCAACCGCGGCGGCGTCGCTCCGCACGGCGCGGTCAAGTACCGGTTCGACCCGAGCAACCCGAGCGAGACGAAGTTCCCCGCGTACTACGACGACGCGATCTTCCTCGGCGAGTTCGGCCAGGACGTCCTGCGCGAGGTCCGCCTCGACGACAAGGGCGGGATCTTCAAGATCAACGACATCCTGGACTGCGGCGACTTCTCCGCGGACCGCAACGCGCTGCCGTTCGAGTGCGACGGCCCGATGGACATGCAGTTCGGGGCCGACGGCGCGTTCTACCTGCTGACCTACGGCGACGGCTTCTTCAGCCCGAACCCGGACGCCGGCATGTACAAGTTCGAGTACGTCGGCGGCAAGCGCGCCCCGCAGGCCCAGCTGAGCACGAACGTCACGAACGGCCGCGCGCCGCTCGCGATCCAGTTCTCCAGCGACGGCTCGCGCGACCCGGACCCCGGTGACTCGATCACCTACGCGTGGGACTTCACCAACGACGGCACGGTCGACTCGATCGACCCGAACCCGAGCTTCATCTACACCGCCGACGGCGTCTACACGGCCAAGCTGACCGTGACCGACTCCAGCGGCAAGAGCGACGTCAAGACGACGCAGATCACGGTCGGCAACACGCAGCCGAAGATCACGATCACGACCCCGGCCGAGGGTGGCTTCTTCGACTGGGGCGACAGGATCCCGTTCACCGTCACGGTCGAGGACGCCGAGGACGGCCCCGGCGACTGCTCGAAGGTGGAGGTCACCTTCGTGCTCCTGCACGACGACCACGGGCACGGCGAGCAGAACCTGCTCGGCTGCTCGGGCACGCTGCAGACGCTCGCCGAGGACGTCAACCACGGCGGCCACCTCGCCGGCGGCATCAGCGTCACCTACACCGACAAGGGCGCGAACGGCCAGCCCGCGCTGACGACGATCCAGCAGACGGTCGTGCAGGCGAAGAAGCACGAGGGTGAGCTCATGACCTCGCGCTCGGGCACCGCGTCCGGCACCTCGTACCTCGGAGCGCCGTCGTACGCGTCCAGCCTCGACCCCGGTGACTGGCTCGCGGTCAACCGCAAGGTCGACCTGCGCAACATCAACCAGCTGTCTCTCAACGTGGCTTCCTGCGGCAGCACCGTGGGCGCGCCCGCCGGCACGCTCGAGCTGCGGCTCGACTCGCCGACCGGCCCGCTCCTGAAGGCCATCGACGTCAAGGTCACCGACAACGGGCCGTACTGCGCGTACGTCCCGGCGTTCACGACCCTCACCACGCCCGTCACCGATCCCGGTGGCGCGCACTCGCTGTACCTCGTCCCGAAGGCCGTGGACGGGGGCCTCGCCAAGGACCTGTTCCTCGTCGACTTCATCTCGTTCGGCGGGGACGGCATCGGCACCCTCAAGGAGGAAACGAAGTGA
- a CDS encoding TetR/AcrR family transcriptional regulator has protein sequence MARTPTFTTAEGRATRDAILDAAIKAFATRGYRGASIDQIAAEVGVSRQGVLHHFPSKTKLLTAVLDRRDEQDIQHHEQMQEAEGITLTNAVRATQDYRAERRGLAQLYTILSAESVDPGHPAHEYFVDRYRRIREMFTEFIGGAQAEGRVTKDLAPETLAVALIALLDGLQLQDQIEHEAFDAEQVLSDLLDFFVRDE, from the coding sequence ATGGCGCGGACTCCGACGTTCACCACCGCCGAAGGCCGCGCGACACGGGACGCGATCCTCGACGCGGCCATCAAGGCCTTCGCGACGCGCGGATACCGCGGCGCGTCGATCGATCAGATCGCCGCCGAAGTGGGCGTCTCCCGCCAGGGGGTTCTGCACCACTTTCCGTCAAAGACGAAGCTGCTGACCGCCGTGCTCGACCGCCGCGACGAGCAGGACATCCAGCACCACGAGCAGATGCAGGAAGCCGAGGGCATCACGCTCACGAACGCCGTGCGCGCGACCCAGGACTACCGGGCCGAGCGTCGCGGGCTCGCCCAGCTGTACACGATCCTGTCGGCCGAGAGCGTCGACCCCGGGCATCCCGCGCACGAGTACTTCGTAGATCGTTACCGGCGCATCCGCGAGATGTTCACGGAGTTCATCGGCGGCGCCCAGGCCGAGGGCCGCGTGACCAAGGACCTGGCGCCCGAGACGCTCGCGGTCGCGCTGATCGCCCTGCTCGACGGCCTGCAGCTGCAGGACCAGATCGAGCACGAGGCGTTCGACGCCGAGCAGGTCCTGTCGGATCTGCTCGACTTCTTCGTGCGCGACGAGTGA
- a CDS encoding threonine/serine ThrE exporter family protein, producing MPTTVRELLLELGIAELAAGRPVHEVEAAVCRVGAALGAPDVRSAATPTGIFVSLGGSESVGFASVGPMLRFDQAARVEALTGALLAGELDAEAGLTELRAVRAMPPRLRRSLVALALLPQAAGVALVLQPTVASALAATAAALVVAGLDLVADRAQVLRVLTPVLAAFAAGCLVFAAARLDLLDAPLRTALAPIAVLLPGALIVTGMSEVTAGAMVAGAARLAFGAVQVLLLSFGLFLAARVVGIGPDELANTRLDDLGVLATVAGVLLVGVGVYVHLSAPPGALPWLLLVLIVTAVVQAIGQEAGGPVLGGFVGGVAAAFTAAVVNRLPHGPPQLAIFLPAFWLLVPGSLGVLSATELAAHASTGFATVTAAIAAIIAIALGVLVGSAVGASRR from the coding sequence TTGCCCACCACGGTCCGTGAGCTGCTGCTCGAGCTGGGGATCGCCGAGCTGGCGGCCGGCCGACCTGTGCACGAGGTCGAAGCCGCCGTCTGCCGGGTCGGCGCGGCGCTCGGCGCGCCCGACGTGCGGTCCGCGGCCACGCCGACCGGGATCTTCGTGAGCCTCGGCGGCAGCGAGTCCGTCGGCTTCGCGTCGGTCGGGCCGATGCTGCGCTTCGACCAGGCCGCCCGCGTGGAGGCGCTGACCGGCGCGCTGCTGGCCGGGGAGCTGGACGCCGAGGCGGGCCTGACCGAGCTGCGGGCGGTGCGCGCCATGCCGCCACGGCTGCGGCGGTCGCTCGTCGCGCTGGCGCTCCTCCCCCAGGCCGCGGGCGTCGCGCTCGTGCTGCAGCCGACCGTGGCCAGCGCGCTCGCCGCCACCGCCGCCGCGCTGGTGGTCGCGGGGCTGGACCTCGTCGCCGACCGCGCGCAGGTGCTGCGCGTGCTCACCCCCGTGCTCGCCGCCTTCGCCGCCGGCTGCCTCGTGTTCGCCGCGGCCCGTCTGGACCTGCTCGACGCGCCGCTGCGCACCGCGCTCGCCCCGATCGCCGTGCTGCTGCCCGGCGCGCTGATCGTCACCGGGATGAGCGAGGTCACCGCGGGCGCGATGGTCGCCGGCGCTGCCCGGCTCGCGTTCGGCGCGGTCCAGGTGCTGCTGCTGAGCTTCGGGCTGTTCCTGGCCGCACGCGTCGTCGGCATCGGCCCCGACGAGCTCGCCAACACGCGGCTCGACGACCTCGGCGTGCTCGCGACCGTCGCCGGCGTGCTGCTGGTCGGCGTCGGCGTCTACGTGCACCTGTCGGCCCCGCCCGGCGCGCTGCCCTGGCTCCTTCTGGTGCTGATCGTCACCGCGGTCGTCCAGGCCATCGGCCAGGAGGCGGGCGGTCCGGTGCTCGGCGGCTTCGTCGGCGGCGTGGCCGCGGCCTTCACCGCGGCGGTCGTCAACCGCCTCCCCCATGGCCCGCCGCAGCTCGCGATCTTCCTCCCCGCCTTCTGGCTGCTCGTGCCGGGCAGCCTCGGCGTGTTGTCGGCGACCGAGCTCGCGGCGCACGCGTCGACCGGGTTCGCCACCGTCACGGCGGCGATCGCGGCGATCATCGCGATCGCGCTGGGCGTGCTCGTCGGCTCCGCCGTCGGCGCGTCGCGAAGATAA
- a CDS encoding DNA/RNA non-specific endonuclease produces the protein MRERDLQDKAALEAAVRQVADEYLADPNVTSIGVGYKVVDGEPTDELALQFTVRTKFAPQGLEAAPTRPIPAVITANGIRFTTDVVERRYTPHPIVVDAQPKADRKRRLDPIVPGVSIGNAAISAGTLGCLVREVATGETRLLSNWHVFQGLDGALGDRIVQPAAFDDNRVDQNVCGRLVRSHLGLAGDCAIASLEGRGAEETILELGVPVRRLGDPELGDRVVKSSRTTGVTYGVVTRLHTITKIAYGRDRLEQIGGFEIGPDEDRSAADGEISSGGDSGAAWLALDERGEPTDVMLGLHFAGEADGTAGEHALACYASSVFSKLEIAPLVADTVIVIRTSNVGYDEAFLPGQTIPVPLASKAVEADYAPLQRSDGVVRHATHFSLAMSASRRFCRWVAWNVDGNGLQQLSRSGIEFQRDPEYLAEHQVDDDLYANNRLDRGHIARRADLLWGTREEAQRANEESFLFTNIAPQLDDFNQSVKHGLWGELEDAIYEAVTVEDLRLSVVGGPVFKPDDHRYRGVLVPRSYWKVIGYVEAGTLHAKAYVLTQDDLENKLESLGLEPFNLYQVAISELAGMTELDYGPLTAADTMPASPDASGAGRARVVHGRSDIVV, from the coding sequence GTGCGCGAGCGCGACCTCCAGGACAAGGCGGCCCTCGAGGCCGCGGTACGGCAGGTCGCCGACGAGTACCTGGCCGACCCCAACGTCACGTCGATCGGCGTCGGCTACAAGGTCGTCGACGGCGAGCCGACCGACGAGCTCGCGCTCCAGTTCACCGTCAGGACGAAGTTCGCGCCCCAAGGGCTCGAAGCCGCGCCGACGCGCCCGATCCCCGCGGTCATCACCGCCAACGGCATCCGCTTCACCACGGACGTGGTCGAGCGCCGCTACACGCCCCACCCGATCGTCGTCGACGCGCAGCCCAAGGCGGACCGCAAGCGCCGGCTGGACCCGATCGTCCCCGGCGTGAGCATCGGCAACGCCGCCATCAGCGCCGGAACGCTCGGCTGCCTCGTCCGTGAGGTGGCGACCGGCGAGACGCGCCTGCTCTCGAACTGGCACGTCTTCCAAGGCCTGGACGGCGCGCTCGGCGACCGGATCGTCCAGCCCGCCGCGTTCGACGACAACCGCGTCGACCAGAACGTCTGCGGCCGGCTCGTCCGCAGCCACCTCGGCCTCGCCGGCGACTGCGCGATCGCGAGCCTCGAAGGCCGGGGCGCCGAGGAGACGATCCTCGAGCTGGGCGTGCCCGTGCGCCGGCTGGGCGACCCGGAGCTCGGCGACCGCGTCGTCAAGTCCTCCCGCACGACCGGCGTGACCTACGGCGTCGTCACGCGCCTGCACACGATCACGAAGATCGCCTACGGCCGGGACCGCCTGGAGCAGATCGGCGGGTTCGAGATCGGTCCCGACGAGGACCGCTCGGCGGCCGACGGCGAGATCTCCTCCGGTGGCGACTCCGGTGCCGCGTGGCTCGCGCTCGACGAGCGGGGCGAGCCGACCGACGTGATGCTCGGCCTGCACTTCGCGGGCGAGGCCGACGGCACGGCCGGCGAGCACGCGCTCGCGTGCTACGCGTCGTCGGTCTTCAGCAAGCTCGAGATCGCCCCGCTCGTGGCCGACACGGTGATCGTCATCAGGACGTCGAACGTGGGCTACGACGAGGCGTTCCTGCCGGGCCAGACGATCCCCGTCCCACTCGCGAGCAAGGCCGTCGAGGCCGACTACGCGCCGCTGCAGCGCAGCGACGGCGTCGTCCGCCACGCCACCCACTTCTCGCTCGCGATGAGCGCCTCCCGCCGGTTCTGCCGCTGGGTCGCCTGGAACGTGGACGGCAACGGGCTTCAGCAGCTCAGCCGCTCCGGCATCGAGTTCCAGCGCGACCCCGAGTACCTCGCCGAGCATCAGGTCGACGACGACCTGTACGCCAACAACCGGCTCGACCGCGGGCACATCGCCCGTCGCGCCGACCTGTTGTGGGGCACGCGCGAGGAGGCCCAGCGCGCCAACGAGGAGTCGTTCCTGTTCACGAACATCGCCCCGCAGCTCGACGACTTCAACCAGTCGGTCAAGCACGGCCTGTGGGGCGAGCTCGAGGACGCGATCTACGAGGCGGTGACCGTCGAGGACCTCAGGTTGAGCGTCGTCGGCGGACCGGTCTTCAAGCCCGACGACCACCGGTACCGCGGCGTGCTCGTCCCCCGCTCGTACTGGAAGGTGATCGGCTACGTCGAGGCGGGCACGCTGCACGCCAAGGCCTACGTGCTCACCCAGGACGACCTCGAGAACAAGCTCGAGTCGCTCGGCCTGGAGCCGTTCAACCTCTACCAGGTGGCGATCTCCGAGCTGGCCGGGATGACCGAGCTCGACTACGGCCCGCTGACCGCGGCCGACACGATGCCGGCCAGCCCCGACGCGTCCGGCGCCGGCCGCGCACGCGTCGTGCACGGCCGCTCGGACATCGTGGTCTAG
- a CDS encoding ROK family transcriptional regulator, whose product MATISAGSPRSERLADLSRDSLSRVVNALVEVPGMTRAELGARAGLTRSPVGLALAALDDHGLIEQRVEAEGGMGRPPMRIYLAGEAGYSVSLELGADTLRGALFDLRGVEHHALDAPIADPRTVLEVAATVVDGVIAGAGVDRDAVFGVGVVSAAVGDWPGAQLATALQHRIELPVQLENDANLGAIAEHRFGAGRGCDDLVYLHLSPTIGIGLIINGRLYRGVSGLAGELGHISLGGTGPLCDCGNRGCVEALAGARAIVGDVHGSAHADVGTVVREAQSGDRRARRALSDAATVVGEGVAAAIGLLNPARVVVGGELAAAGDLVMTPLAAAIERRAYPASAHAARLVVGELGPRAELLGASTLHLPGLAASLVQRMLD is encoded by the coding sequence ATGGCCACGATCAGCGCGGGCTCGCCACGGAGCGAGCGGCTTGCCGACCTGTCGCGCGACTCGCTGTCGCGGGTGGTGAACGCCCTCGTCGAGGTGCCGGGCATGACGCGCGCCGAGCTCGGCGCACGGGCGGGGCTCACGCGCTCACCGGTCGGGCTCGCGCTCGCGGCGCTGGACGACCACGGCCTGATCGAGCAGCGCGTCGAGGCCGAGGGCGGCATGGGCCGCCCGCCGATGCGGATCTACCTCGCGGGCGAGGCCGGCTACTCCGTCTCCCTGGAGCTGGGCGCCGACACGCTGCGCGGCGCGCTCTTCGACCTGCGCGGCGTCGAGCACCACGCGCTCGACGCGCCGATCGCCGACCCGCGGACGGTCCTGGAGGTGGCGGCCACCGTCGTCGACGGGGTCATCGCCGGCGCCGGCGTGGACCGCGACGCCGTGTTCGGCGTCGGCGTGGTCAGCGCGGCCGTCGGCGACTGGCCCGGCGCGCAGCTCGCCACCGCGCTGCAGCACCGCATCGAGCTTCCCGTCCAACTCGAGAACGACGCGAACCTCGGCGCGATCGCCGAGCACCGCTTCGGCGCGGGACGGGGCTGCGACGACCTGGTGTACCTGCACCTGTCGCCGACCATCGGCATTGGCCTGATCATCAACGGCCGCCTCTACCGCGGCGTCAGCGGATTGGCCGGCGAGCTCGGGCACATCTCACTCGGTGGGACCGGGCCGCTGTGCGACTGCGGCAACCGCGGCTGCGTCGAGGCGCTCGCCGGCGCGCGGGCGATCGTCGGCGACGTGCACGGCTCCGCGCACGCCGACGTGGGCACGGTCGTGCGCGAGGCCCAGTCCGGCGACCGGCGGGCGCGGCGCGCGCTGAGCGACGCGGCGACGGTCGTGGGGGAGGGCGTCGCCGCGGCGATCGGCCTGCTCAACCCCGCGCGCGTCGTGGTCGGCGGCGAGCTCGCCGCCGCCGGTGACCTGGTGATGACGCCGCTCGCGGCCGCGATCGAGCGCCGAGCGTATCCGGCGTCGGCGCACGCCGCGCGGCTGGTCGTGGGCGAGCTCGGCCCGCGCGCCGAGCTGCTCGGCGCGTCCACCCTGCACCTGCCGGGCCTGGCGGCCTCGCTGGTGCAGCGGATGCTCGACTAG